The Camelina sativa cultivar DH55 chromosome 14, Cs, whole genome shotgun sequence genome includes a window with the following:
- the LOC104740821 gene encoding wall-associated receptor kinase 3-like, producing MKLQEGVFLVAIFFFAYTQQLVKGQHQPRKDCQTKCGNITIDYPFGISSGCYYPGDDSFSLTCDEKQNLYIGNKNEVKTFNHSSQLSFIFNRSSLCNDEQRNSTNETLIGYRLRGSFSLSANNKFYLVGCNALALLSTFGKKNYSTGCLSLCNALPEENGECNGVGCCKTDVSVRSDTNIFQYGSDRFVNQFNASEGQFKTSVYQFNPCTYAFLVEYGQFNYSSSKDLKNLRNLTSFPVSLDWSIGNKTCKQAGNTSICRENSECIDSTRGKGYICKCLEDFDGNPYLPNGCQDINECTTNSSIHKLIVPIPKPVDSRMVEASIASAHLILSFNQLAQIIYDVIRNHHRLLVPPDCR from the exons ATGAAGTTGCAGGAGGGTGTGTTCTTGGTTgctattttcttctttgcatATACGCAGCAGCTGGTGAAGGGGCAACATCAACCTCGCAAGGATTGCCAAACTAAATGTGGCAACATCACAATCGACTACCCTTTTGGCATTTCTTCAGGTTGTTACTATCCGGGGGATGACAGTTTTAGTCTCACCTGCGACGAGAAACAGAATCTCTACATAGGCAACAAAAATGAAGTGAAAACTTTTAACCACAGTAGCCAGCTTAGTTTTATCTTTAACCGATCTTCACTTTGCAACGACGAGCAGAGGAATAGTACTAATGAAACTCTCATCGGGTATCGGCTGCGTGGTAGTTTCTCTCTCTCGGCCAACAACAAGTTTTATTTAGTAGGCTGTAACGCTTTGGCACTTCTGAGCACTTTTGGCAAGAAAAATTACTCAACTGGATGCCTGTCATTATGCAATGCACTTCCGGAGGAAAATGGAGAATGTAATGGTGTAGGTTGCTGCAAAACAGACGTCTCTGTCCGGTCGGATACCAATATATTCCAATATGGCTCAGATCGTTTCGTGAACCAATTTAATGCTTCCGAAGGTCAATTTAAAACTTCTGTATATCAGTTTAATCCTTGCACCTACGCTTTTCTCGTTGAATATGGTCAGTTTAACTACAGTTCTTCAAAAGATCTGAAGAACCTCCGGAATCTCACGAGTTTCCCTGTGTCACTGGATTGGTCTATTGGAAACAAGACATGCAAGCAAGCTGGAAACACAAGCATATGCCGTGAGAATAGTGAATGTATTGATTCTACTCGTGGAAAGGGTTACATCTGCAAATGCTTAGAAGATTTTGATGGGAATCCATATCTTCCAAACGGTTGTCAAG ACATCAACGAGTGTACTACTAATAGCAGTATCCATAAATTAATTGTGCCGATCCCAAAACCTGTAGACTCAAGGATGGTGGAGGCTTCTATTGCAAGTGCCCATCTG ATTCTTTCTTTTAATCAACTCGCTCAAATCATCTATGATGTGATTAGGAACCACCATCGGCTTCTTGTTCCTCCTGATTGCCGTTAG